A segment of the Dokdonella sp. genome:
AGAACAGCGACGAACTGGTGGCGAGCACTTCACCATCAGCGCCAACCACCTCGATCGTGATTGGCGCATGGCCATTCACCGTCCCGGCGTCGGCGCGCAGGGTCAGCGGCAGCGAGAATACCTCGCCCGAGGCCAGCGAGACCTCGGCACGCCCGACCGTGCGCAGGGGAAGGTCGGTGCTGGCACGCAGCGACAGCAGCAATGGACCATCGGTCTTGTTGACCAGCTTGACGTTGTAGCTGTTCTCGATCGCGCCGTGCGCGATCGTGCGGAAAAGCGCATTGCGGTCGCGCAGCACCTCGACGATGACCGGAGCGCGCGCGGCCACGCTCCACACGAAACCGAGGATGAAGGCGGTGAGCACGCCGGCGTAGATCAGCGTGCGCGGTCGCAGCACACGGACCGACTTGCCTTCGAGCATGTTCTCGGTGGTGTAGCGGATCAGCCCGCGCGGGTAGTTCATCTTGTCCATGACGGCGTCGCAGGCATCGATGCAGGCGGCGCAGGCGATGCATTCGATCTGCAGGCCGTCACGGATGTCGATGCCGGTCGGACACACCTGCACGCAGGCGAGACAGTCGATGCAGTCGCCGAGATTGGGGGAATCGGGAGTGCGGGATGGAGAATGGATCGAAGCGGGAGCAACGGCATCGGACATGGCTGTCGCGCCGGATCGCGCGGCTGCGCCGCTTTGACCAGTCCCGACCCCGGATTCCCCGGTCCCTGCAGCGGTCGCCGGCTTCGCCCGCCGCCGGTGCCCCCTCGGTTCGCCGCGTGCCACGTCGTAGCTGATCACCAGCGTGTCGCGGTCGAACATTGCGCTCTGGAAGCGCGCGTATGGGCACATGTACTTGCACACCTGTTCGCGCAGGATGCCGGCGTTGCCGTAGGTGGCGAAACCGTAGAACAACACCCAGAACCATTCCCAGCCGCCGGCAGTACCGGCGAGC
Coding sequences within it:
- a CDS encoding cytochrome c oxidase accessory protein CcoG; this encodes MNDRPPAKGRRLDIKVVESNSLYAKEPKVYPREIDGRFQRLRTAAVFWLLGMFYVFPWINIGGQQLVLFDLPARRFHVFGLTFWPQDFYLLTLLLVIAALSLFFFTALAGRLWCGYACPQTVWTEVFLWIERRIEGDRNARMKLDAAPWSANKARRKITKQAVWILFSLWTGFTFVGFFTPIRELGPSLLAGTAGGWEWFWVLFYGFATYGNAGILREQVCKYMCPYARFQSAMFDRDTLVISYDVARGEPRGHRRRAKPATAAGTGESGVGTGQSGAAARSGATAMSDAVAPASIHSPSRTPDSPNLGDCIDCLACVQVCPTGIDIRDGLQIECIACAACIDACDAVMDKMNYPRGLIRYTTENMLEGKSVRVLRPRTLIYAGVLTAFILGFVWSVAARAPVIVEVLRDRNALFRTIAHGAIENSYNVKLVNKTDGPLLLSLRASTDLPLRTVGRAEVSLASGEVFSLPLTLRADAGTVNGHAPITIEVVGADGEVLATSSSLFYAPDPK